In Stigmatopora nigra isolate UIUO_SnigA chromosome 18, RoL_Snig_1.1, whole genome shotgun sequence, one genomic interval encodes:
- the LOC144212006 gene encoding ectonucleotide pyrophosphatase/phosphodiesterase family member 7-like: MRRVVVQLWACLLFAVPAVPAAPAAPARERLPGGRSERKGPPGHKLLLISFDGFRWDYDRDVDTPHLDQMAKDGVKALYVTPPYLTITSPAHFSLLTGNYVENHGVIHNIWFNTSTQEKKQYHAAQFVDSYWDNGTLPIWITAQRQGLKTGSLHFPGTAASYGGQTVQVRQVEAPLYNHGNETEWRLNVDKVIANWFGQQDLDFVSLYFGEPDLVGHKFGPDSPEVRGMVRQVDRTVGYVRDKIRESGLAQRLNVIVTSDHGMAPVLPDAQIQRIVLSKIPGFSFKDIQFQLLDYGPAGMLLPKEGKLEAVYAALKGGHPHLHVYKKEEVPSRLRYGSHPRLLPLILMSDPGYVISGFLPLQFNKGDHGFDNQATDMKAFFRAVGPDFHKNLLSHPFDLVDVYPLMCHLLGIRAERHDGHLGKTKHMLIHREDTGGPDDDDDDDAAESHVSLKGPLGLASMMGLLFLIFIVTVSHNVCKRMKA; encoded by the exons ATGCGCCGCGTCGTGGTCCAACTGTGGGCCTGTCTGCTCTTCGCCGTTCCCGCCGTTCCCGCCGCTCCCGCCGCTCCCGCACGGGAACGGCTTCCCGGCGGCCGCTCGGAGCGGAAGGGCCCCCCCGGGCACAAGCTGCTGCTCATCTCCTTCGACGGCTTCCGTTGGGATTACGACCGGGACGTGGATACCCCCCATCTGGATCAGATGGCCAAGGACGGCGTGAAGGCGCTTTACGTCACGCCGCCTTACCTCACCATCACCAGCCCGGCTCACTTTTCGCTTCTCACGG GAAACTACGTGGAGAATCACGGCGTGATCCACAACATTTGGTTTAACACCAGCACACAGGAGAAAAAGCAATACCACGCGGCTCAATTTGTGGATTCCTACTGGGACAACGGCACTTTACCCATCTGGATCACGGCCCAGAGACAG GGACTGAAAACGGGCTCTCTGCATTTCCCCGGCACAGCGGCCAGCTACGGGGGCCAGACGGTCCAAGTCCGGCAGGTGGAGGCGCCCCTCTACAACCACGGAAACGAGACAGAGTGGAGGCTGAACGTGGATAAGGTGATCGCCAACTGGTTCGGGCAGCAGGACCTGGactttgtctccttgtatttTGGGGAACCGGATTTGGTGGGACACAAATTTGGACCGGACTCTCCGGAAGTGCGGGGGATGGTCCGGCAAGTGGACCGTACGGTGGGCTACGTCCGGGACAAGATCCGGGAGAGCGGCCTGGCCCAGCGACTCAACGTCATCGTGACCTCCGACCACGGGATGGCGCCCGTATTGCCCGACGCGCAGATCCAGAGGATCGTCCTGTCCAAGATCCCGGGCTTCAGCTTCAAGGATATCCAGTTCCAACTTTTGGATTACGGCCCCGCCGGTATGCTGCTCCCCAAAGAAGGCAAATTGGAGGCGGTGTACGCGGCCCTGAAGGGAGGCCACCCTCACCTCCACGTGTACAAGAAGGAGGAGGTTCCGTCCCGGCTGCGTTACGGCTCGCATCCACGACTCCTTCCTCTCATCCTCATGTCCGATCCCGGATACGTGATAAGCGGG TTTTTACCGCTGCAATTCAACAAAGGAGATCACGGCTTCGATAACCAAGCCACGGACATGAAAGCCTTCTTCAGAGCCGTGGGGCCGGATTTTCACAAAAACCTGCTGAGCCATCCCTTCGACCTGGTGGACGTGTACCCGCTGATGTGCCATTTACTGGGGATCCGAGCGGAACGCCACGACGGACACTTGGGCAAAACCAAACACATGTTGATCCACCGGGAGGACACGGGAGGccccgacgacgacgacgacgacgacg CCGCCGAGAGCCACGTTTCGCTGAAGGGGCCGCTAGGCTTGGCATCTATGATGGGACTCCTCTTCCTCATATTTATCGTCACCGTTTCTCACAATGTTTGCAAAAGGATGAAAGCTTGA
- the LOC144211210 gene encoding ectonucleotide pyrophosphatase/phosphodiesterase family member 7-like isoform X1 has product MEMAAPWFRVLIWALCVGPRPCAAAPLAGGPHPERVPRNKLLLISFDGFRWDYDQDVDTPHLDQMAKDGVRARYVTPPFLTITSPTHFTLLTGRYVENHGVIHNMWFNTSTQEKKQYYMTQFVDSYWDNGSLPIWITAQRQGRKAGSLHFPGTAATYRGETVGLKQVEPRFYDYSNETEWRRDIDKVIGQWFGQRDLDFVSLYFGEPDKVGHKYGPDSPERREMVRQVDRTVGYIREQIRHHGLARRLDVIVTADHGMTTVFRGPAVREIVLSQIPGFSFGDIRFHLVDYGPTGMLLPKEGKLEKVYRALKGAHPGLHVYKKEEMPARLHYGNHSRLLPIVLFADTGYVINGLFPVQFHKGEHGFDNQEMDMKPFFRAVGPDFRENLLVGPFETVHVYPLMCHLLGIRPEVNDGRLDATRHMLKKAAGENQSQTANSGSPLVVGLSALTGFLLLGFIATTSHTLYKRKSAKKSSPANEDSKQTSF; this is encoded by the exons ATGGAAATGGCGGCGCCATGGTTCCGCGTGCTGATCTGGGCGCTGTGCGTCGGCCCGCGCCCCTGCGCCGCCGCCCCGTTGGCGGGCGGGCCGCATCCCGAGCGAGTCCCGCGGAACAAACTGCTGCTGATCTCTTTCGACGGTTTCCGCTGGGATTACGACCAGGACGTGGACACCCCCCATCTGGATCAGATGGCCAAGGACGGCGTGAGAGCGCGCTATGTCACGCCGCCCTTTCTCACCATCACCAGCCCCACGCACTTCACCTTGCTGACCG gACGCTACGTAGAAAACCACGGCGTGATCCACAACATGTGGTTCAACACCAGCACTCAGGAGAAGAAGCAGTACTACATGACGCAGTTTGTGGATTCCTACTGGGACAATGGCAGCTTGCCCATTTGGATAACGGCGCAGAGACAG GGCCGAAAAGCCGGCTCGCTCCATTTTCCCGGCACCGCCGCCACCTACCGAGGCGAAACGGTGGGGCTGAAGCAGGTGGAACCTCGTTTCTACGACTATTCCAACGAGACGGAGTGGAGGCGAGACATCGACAAGGTGATCGGCCAGTGGTTCGGGCAACGGGACTTGGACTTTGTCTCCCTGTACTTTGGGGAACCGGACAAGGTGGGCCACAAGTACGGTCCGGATTCCCCGGAGCGGCGGGAGATGGTGCGGCAGGTGGATCGGACGGTGGGCTACATCCGGGAGCAGATCCGCCACCACGGGCTGGCCCGCCGACTCGACGTCATCGTCACCGCCGACCACGGCATGACCACCGTCTTCCGGGGCCCGGCGGTCCGGGAGATCGTACTGTCCCAGATCCCGGGCTTTAGTTTCGGGGACATCCGGTTCCACCTGGTGGACTACGGCCCCACGGGGATGCTGCTGCCCAAAGAGGGCAAGCTGGAGAAGGTGTACCGGGCTCTGAAGGGAGCCCACCCTGGCCTTCACGTGTATAAGAAAGAGGAGATGCCGGCCAGACTGCATTACGGCAACCACTCTCGACTCCTTCCCATCGTCCTCTTTGCCgacacgggttacgtcatcaaCGGG CTATTCCCCGTGCAGTTCCACAAGGGCGAGCACGGCTTCGACAATCAGGAGATGGACATGAAGCCCTTCTTCAGGGCGGTGGGGCCCGACTTCCGAGAAAACCTGCTGGTGGGCCCCTTTGAGACGGTTCACGTGTACCCGCTGATGTGTCACCTGCTGGGGATCCGCCCCGAGGTCAACGACGGGCGCCTGGACGCCACCCGGCACATGCTGAAGAAGGCGGCGGGGGAAAACCAAA GTCAAACGGCGAACAGTGGCTCGCCACTTGTGGTGGGCTTATCAGCGCTGACTGGATTTCTGCTCTTGGGGTTTATCGCGACGACTTCCCACACTTTGTACAAGAGAAAGTCGGCGAAAAAGAG TTCCCCTGCTAATGAAGACAGCAAGCAAACCAGTTTCTGA
- the LOC144211210 gene encoding ectonucleotide pyrophosphatase/phosphodiesterase family member 7-like isoform X2, translating to MEMAAPWFRVLIWALCVGPRPCAAAPLAGGPHPERVPRNKLLLISFDGFRWDYDQDVDTPHLDQMAKDGVRARYVTPPFLTITSPTHFTLLTGRYVENHGVIHNMWFNTSTQEKKQYYMTQFVDSYWDNGSLPIWITAQRQGRKAGSLHFPGTAATYRGETVGLKQVEPRFYDYSNETEWRRDIDKVIGQWFGQRDLDFVSLYFGEPDKVGHKYGPDSPERREMVRQVDRTVGYIREQIRHHGLARRLDVIVTADHGMTTVFRGPAVREIVLSQIPGFSFGDIRFHLVDYGPTGMLLPKEGKLEKVYRALKGAHPGLHVYKKEEMPARLHYGNHSRLLPIVLFADTGYVINGLFPVQFHKGEHGFDNQEMDMKPFFRAVGPDFRENLLVGPFETVHVYPLMCHLLGIRPEVNDGRLDATRHMLKKAAGENQSENGTGNAGQTANSGSPLVVGLSALTGFLLLGFIATTSHTLYKRKSAKKSSPANEDSKQTSF from the exons ATGGAAATGGCGGCGCCATGGTTCCGCGTGCTGATCTGGGCGCTGTGCGTCGGCCCGCGCCCCTGCGCCGCCGCCCCGTTGGCGGGCGGGCCGCATCCCGAGCGAGTCCCGCGGAACAAACTGCTGCTGATCTCTTTCGACGGTTTCCGCTGGGATTACGACCAGGACGTGGACACCCCCCATCTGGATCAGATGGCCAAGGACGGCGTGAGAGCGCGCTATGTCACGCCGCCCTTTCTCACCATCACCAGCCCCACGCACTTCACCTTGCTGACCG gACGCTACGTAGAAAACCACGGCGTGATCCACAACATGTGGTTCAACACCAGCACTCAGGAGAAGAAGCAGTACTACATGACGCAGTTTGTGGATTCCTACTGGGACAATGGCAGCTTGCCCATTTGGATAACGGCGCAGAGACAG GGCCGAAAAGCCGGCTCGCTCCATTTTCCCGGCACCGCCGCCACCTACCGAGGCGAAACGGTGGGGCTGAAGCAGGTGGAACCTCGTTTCTACGACTATTCCAACGAGACGGAGTGGAGGCGAGACATCGACAAGGTGATCGGCCAGTGGTTCGGGCAACGGGACTTGGACTTTGTCTCCCTGTACTTTGGGGAACCGGACAAGGTGGGCCACAAGTACGGTCCGGATTCCCCGGAGCGGCGGGAGATGGTGCGGCAGGTGGATCGGACGGTGGGCTACATCCGGGAGCAGATCCGCCACCACGGGCTGGCCCGCCGACTCGACGTCATCGTCACCGCCGACCACGGCATGACCACCGTCTTCCGGGGCCCGGCGGTCCGGGAGATCGTACTGTCCCAGATCCCGGGCTTTAGTTTCGGGGACATCCGGTTCCACCTGGTGGACTACGGCCCCACGGGGATGCTGCTGCCCAAAGAGGGCAAGCTGGAGAAGGTGTACCGGGCTCTGAAGGGAGCCCACCCTGGCCTTCACGTGTATAAGAAAGAGGAGATGCCGGCCAGACTGCATTACGGCAACCACTCTCGACTCCTTCCCATCGTCCTCTTTGCCgacacgggttacgtcatcaaCGGG CTATTCCCCGTGCAGTTCCACAAGGGCGAGCACGGCTTCGACAATCAGGAGATGGACATGAAGCCCTTCTTCAGGGCGGTGGGGCCCGACTTCCGAGAAAACCTGCTGGTGGGCCCCTTTGAGACGGTTCACGTGTACCCGCTGATGTGTCACCTGCTGGGGATCCGCCCCGAGGTCAACGACGGGCGCCTGGACGCCACCCGGCACATGCTGAAGAAGGCGGCGGGGGAAAACCAAAGTGAGAATGGGACTGGGAATGCTG GTCAAACGGCGAACAGTGGCTCGCCACTTGTGGTGGGCTTATCAGCGCTGACTGGATTTCTGCTCTTGGGGTTTATCGCGACGACTTCCCACACTTTGTACAAGAGAAAGTCGGCGAAAAAGAG TTCCCCTGCTAATGAAGACAGCAAGCAAACCAGTTTCTGA